One segment of Leptospira kirschneri serovar Cynopteri str. 3522 CT DNA contains the following:
- a CDS encoding DEAD/DEAH box helicase: protein MKKLKFSELNLSAEIQNAILEMGFEEASPIQSEAIPVILKGKDIIGHAQTGTGKTAAFAIPTIELLELESKHLQALILCPTRELVIQVSEQFRKLIKYKGNFEVVPIYGGQEIERQLRALRKNPQIVIATPGRMMDHMRRGSIHLDEIKIVVLDEADEMLDMGFREDMEYILKDTPSDRQTIMFSATMTDDILTLMKKFQNHPQIIDVTHQKLSAPKIEQIYYEIQENAKGEALTRLIEYRNVKLALVFCNTKVQVDTVVELLKSRGYFAEALHGDLNQKQRDKVMNGFRKGSIEILVATDVAGRGIDVNNIEAVFNYDLPRDGEDYVHRIGRTGRAGKKGIAFSFIVGKQIYNLKKIERINGIKIEAGKIPTLDDLEETKIHSYTSKVRSIVDAGHIGKYVNQVEKLMGDDYTALDIAAALFKMTILKDSVTFDDSVQFESDFKYEEKNSSKKKSGGGRYRDRNFGRSGSRSKSNPNSHFGNHPKDGSRPKFSKGDKNQKQGTATSFKKKKK from the coding sequence ATGAAAAAACTCAAGTTTAGCGAACTAAACTTATCCGCCGAAATCCAAAACGCAATTTTAGAAATGGGTTTTGAAGAAGCTTCACCAATCCAGTCAGAAGCGATTCCGGTTATATTAAAAGGAAAAGACATTATCGGACACGCTCAAACCGGCACTGGCAAAACCGCAGCCTTCGCGATTCCTACAATCGAACTACTCGAATTAGAAAGTAAACATTTACAAGCATTGATTCTTTGTCCGACTCGAGAATTGGTGATTCAAGTCAGCGAACAATTTCGAAAGCTGATCAAATACAAAGGCAACTTCGAAGTCGTTCCAATTTACGGCGGTCAAGAGATTGAAAGACAACTTAGAGCACTTCGCAAAAATCCTCAGATCGTAATTGCAACTCCGGGCAGAATGATGGACCACATGAGAAGAGGTTCTATCCATCTCGACGAAATTAAAATCGTAGTTTTAGATGAAGCTGACGAAATGTTAGACATGGGTTTTCGGGAGGATATGGAATACATCCTAAAAGATACTCCTTCAGATCGTCAAACGATCATGTTCTCCGCTACGATGACGGACGACATACTTACTTTGATGAAAAAATTTCAAAATCATCCTCAAATTATAGATGTTACTCATCAGAAATTGAGTGCTCCTAAAATCGAACAGATCTACTACGAAATTCAGGAAAACGCAAAAGGGGAAGCGCTTACGAGATTAATCGAATATAGAAACGTAAAACTAGCATTAGTATTTTGTAATACAAAAGTGCAAGTGGATACGGTTGTAGAACTTTTGAAATCGAGAGGTTACTTTGCGGAAGCGCTCCACGGAGATCTGAACCAAAAACAAAGAGACAAAGTGATGAACGGTTTTAGAAAAGGAAGTATCGAAATTTTAGTCGCAACCGACGTGGCTGGAAGAGGAATCGATGTCAATAACATCGAAGCAGTTTTTAACTACGACCTTCCAAGAGACGGAGAAGACTACGTTCATAGAATCGGTAGAACCGGAAGAGCCGGTAAAAAAGGAATCGCGTTTTCTTTTATCGTAGGAAAACAAATCTACAACTTGAAAAAAATAGAACGTATCAACGGAATTAAAATCGAAGCCGGTAAAATTCCAACGTTAGACGATCTAGAAGAAACAAAAATTCATTCTTACACTTCTAAAGTAAGATCCATTGTAGACGCCGGTCATATCGGCAAATACGTAAACCAAGTAGAAAAACTGATGGGAGACGACTACACGGCTCTCGACATCGCTGCTGCCTTGTTTAAAATGACAATCTTAAAAGACAGCGTCACCTTTGACGATTCCGTTCAATTTGAATCTGATTTTAAATACGAAGAAAAAAATTCCTCTAAAAAGAAATCCGGAGGTGGTAGATACAGAGATAGGAATTTTGGTAGATCTGGGTCTAGATCCAAATCAAATCCAAATTCTCATTTCGGCAATCACCCTAAAGACGGCTCTCGTCCTAAATTCTCCAAAGGAGATAAAAATCAAAAGCAGGGTACAGCTACTTCTTTCAAAAAAAAGAAAAAATAA
- a CDS encoding formylglycine-generating enzyme family protein, which yields MIFDFTLKLYFLLLFGSITFLFAQTQDSSLNTRMIPLWKGEVEAVYSGKGKVKIRIRRGSIFYGKEEEEIKAILEKKSQYSVLQKSPEKEIGYFSIRQISVVYQNYSGGKKASEIELYGSFSAIPGIPESLLTAGTFIQDYKQEIAYIEPGAFFTEDRRRTRPSKQLRHPKDGKEMVLVSGGYEQNGEPFYESMGFFIHGQGNDPSEDSYNPFYFKPERGNLQDVSSFYIDKYEVTNQEYSKFLKETNTPPPPHWKGGNFPAGKEHHPVSGITYREAETYARWSGKRLPTEMEWEKAARGTGMTWKINRDESYSFFPNPLEYPFGNDFDSTLCNTLESKQTDTISVYELAKKSASPYGAIGMCGNVAEWTSSDYLPYPGHSLKRNTFGKMHKVIRGGSFSSTKEESTTYFRSFGGIPNLKTDRRAGFRLVWDLPGK from the coding sequence ATGATTTTCGATTTTACCCTCAAACTCTATTTTCTTCTTTTATTTGGATCGATCACTTTTCTGTTCGCACAAACACAAGATTCCTCTCTTAATACAAGAATGATTCCACTTTGGAAGGGAGAAGTGGAAGCGGTTTATAGCGGTAAAGGTAAGGTAAAAATTCGAATCCGAAGAGGTTCTATATTTTACGGTAAGGAAGAAGAGGAAATCAAAGCCATACTGGAAAAAAAATCTCAGTATTCGGTCTTACAAAAAAGTCCCGAAAAAGAAATCGGCTATTTTTCGATCCGTCAGATCTCAGTGGTTTATCAAAACTATTCAGGCGGAAAGAAGGCTTCCGAAATTGAACTTTACGGTTCATTTTCTGCGATTCCAGGTATTCCTGAAAGTTTACTCACAGCCGGAACTTTTATCCAAGATTATAAACAAGAAATCGCTTATATTGAACCGGGCGCTTTTTTCACCGAAGATAGAAGAAGAACCAGACCCTCAAAACAACTTAGGCATCCCAAAGACGGTAAGGAAATGGTACTTGTCTCAGGAGGTTACGAACAAAACGGAGAACCGTTTTACGAATCAATGGGATTTTTTATCCACGGACAAGGAAACGATCCTTCCGAAGATAGCTATAATCCGTTTTATTTCAAACCGGAACGTGGCAATCTTCAAGACGTCTCTTCTTTTTACATAGACAAGTACGAAGTTACAAATCAAGAATATTCAAAATTCTTAAAGGAAACAAACACTCCTCCTCCGCCTCATTGGAAAGGTGGAAATTTTCCTGCAGGAAAAGAACATCATCCGGTCAGCGGAATCACTTACAGAGAAGCGGAAACTTACGCGCGTTGGTCAGGTAAAAGACTTCCTACAGAAATGGAATGGGAAAAAGCGGCTCGCGGAACTGGAATGACTTGGAAAATCAATCGAGACGAATCCTATTCTTTTTTTCCGAATCCTTTGGAATATCCATTCGGAAACGATTTCGATTCTACGTTATGCAACACTCTGGAAAGCAAACAAACCGACACTATCTCAGTTTACGAACTTGCAAAAAAATCTGCGAGTCCCTATGGAGCCATCGGAATGTGCGGAAACGTAGCAGAATGGACAAGTTCGGATTATCTTCCCTATCCGGGACATTCTCTCAAAAGAAACACATTCGGAAAAATGCATAAAGTAATTAGAGGTGGTTCGTTTTCTTCTACAAAGGAAGAATCGACTACTTACTTTAGATCCTTCGGTGGAATTCCAAATTTAAAAACAGATCGCAGAGCAGGCTTCAGACTTGTCTGGGATCTTCCTGGAAAATAA